Within Culex pipiens pallens isolate TS unplaced genomic scaffold, TS_CPP_V2 Cpp_Un0249, whole genome shotgun sequence, the genomic segment GCGCGCACTTAGACGGCCGGGTTCATAAAATACTCACCTTTTTCAACTCGTTAATTTCATCCGTATCAGCAGCCTCTCCAACAAGTACGGCCGATCCTTTATACTGCAGGGATCGGAAACGACTTTGCAGCAAATTTCTGGCATCCGCCGTGCCGTCCAGCGCAAGTTTCTTGTAATCAATCTCAGGGTGCCGCTCCTGAGCACTCCGCCACTGTTGTTTACTCATCAACGAGCGAACTCGCTTCTCGTTTCGTCCTAAATCATTACGTGCCAAAGAAACTCCGATCAACGCCATGTTAGCGGTTGACATGAAACGCTCTGCTGGATTCAGAACAGATAAGTTCGGTGGGGTTCGTACGGCACACAAAAAGTCAAGATCTTGCTCTAGAAAAGCGCAACATAGCTCAGCATAACCAGGATTGACGTAACATTATGATCCGGGCCGCCATCCGTTCCAATGAACATCAATGGACGAGACGAGTCGGCCAACGTCAAATTTTTTATCAACTCGGCAGCATGGCGGAAagcgtttgaattttgaaagattGCGTCCTTGAAAATTACGGTTGGCTGCCCAGAGTACCAGTCGCCACTCAGATCAGTGGGTGGAACGAGCTTAATCGAGACAGATGTAATCAGATGCTGCGGAGGGTTATCATGGTCCATTGCGTCTAATCCGCGCTCATCTAGACCGGCCATTAAGACTTTTCGTTGTCGTCGGGTTGCGCTGACGGGAGCTCCATGAAGGCCTACTGGAATGGAGCTTTTGTCGTCTAGAAAGAAGACCAACGAGTGATCGCTCAATTTTCCTGAAATAtacaaacaaaatgaaaaataaagaaaatcacACTACATTAGTGTACATACCGGCCATAATCTTCAAAAACTGAAGCTGTTTCGCCCCATAGTGCTGATCAACGTGCTGCTTATGCAATGTGCGCTTCTGTAGgccaaattttatgtcaaaccgCCCGTAGTATCGCTTGGACACCTCGGAACCACTATTTCTCGGCGTGAACTGCAGCCGGAAGTATTCGTACgatggagcaaaattttcatttgaaccAGGAAATAAAATATCCATTTCCATTTCACATTTCCGGTACAGGTCGCTCAACGAAACACACAAAGGTGAGATCCACGATGTCTTCTCTTGGCGTCTTTCTTCGGCTACTCCGTAGTCGTTGCTTGTCAGAATGTGATTAGCCGCTGACCAGAAGTGATCAAATTTCCCTTTCGACGATTTGCTTGCATCCTTTTCAATGTCCAGTGCATCGGAAATGCTGAAACCTTCACTTAACAGCATTTTGTATCCTTTTTGCGAC encodes:
- the LOC120432107 gene encoding uncharacterized protein LOC120432107; this translates as MSGTPDTITRLRYKQLVDALERIDLYSDVNIIFFAPVERRAKYKYVVGLALNFPVHIYRTFKPNATFVWKTELVPNESSVAIVLARIEHYLSERVRRDKAARLSEIFEDRTNWNSDNITDFASAAADDEAEACQESQKGYKMLLSEGFSISDALDIEKDASKSSKGKFDHFWSAANHILTSNDYGVAEERRQEKTSWISPLCVSLSDLYRKCEMEMDILFPGSNENFAPSYEYFRLQFTPRNSGSEVSKRYYGRFDIKFGLQKRTLHKQHVDQHYGAKQLQFLKIMAGKLSDHSLVFFLDDKSSIPVGLHGAPVSATRRQRKVLMAGLDERGLDAMDHDNPPQHLITSVSIKLVPPTDLSGDWYSGQPTVIFKDAIFQNSNAFRHAAELIKNLTLADSSRPLMFIGTDGGPDHNVTSILVMLSYVALF